The proteins below are encoded in one region of Desulfobotulus pelophilus:
- a CDS encoding helix-turn-helix transcriptional regulator: protein MYLNRKEVAARLCVSPGTVTAMVRRGDLPQPIRWGPFTLRWPVSDIEEAERKALSERPFVPRQPRNPPGRPRKHSEKDHALH from the coding sequence ATGTACCTGAACAGAAAAGAAGTTGCGGCCAGACTGTGTGTATCTCCGGGAACCGTCACCGCCATGGTTCGCAGGGGGGATCTTCCCCAGCCCATCCGATGGGGCCCCTTCACATTGCGCTGGCCTGTATCCGACATCGAGGAGGCGGAGCGCAAAGCTCTGTCCGAAAGGCCCTTTGTTCCAAGGCAACCCCGCAACCCGCCGGGGAGACCCAGAAAACACAGCGAAAAGGATCACGCCCTCCACTGA
- a CDS encoding tyrosine-type recombinase/integrase, which yields MALGKLNNMVCEKAEVREKRYFLTDGDGLSLQIEPTGRKIWKLRYYIDGKQKMASLGTFPVVSLKEARIAAAKARVDLADGLAPGGKGKRKGADQAFQALALDWHEKIHAMQVVPSHADRNLSRIKNLILPHLGEHHPDDITPPMVLDMLLKICDSGRIETAHRVKSIISLIFRYGISTGRAQRDPTQDLAGLIPSYKTEHFPAILDKAELGGLLRALDQYGGSVIVRSAARFLPLVFCRPGEMLSMRWQDINPEEALWYRTTTKTQTEMISPLSRQAMQILAEVHSLTADGEFVFPALRGKGRMLSNTSIKAVLDSLGYAGKMTAHGWRAVARTHLVETLNFPESVVEMQLGHRVKDALGRAYNRTTFLEQRTGMVQQWADWLDELRAMPAPSSPASAPGEQNAWNQWRA from the coding sequence ATGGCTCTTGGCAAATTAAACAACATGGTCTGCGAGAAGGCCGAGGTCCGGGAAAAACGCTATTTCCTCACCGACGGTGACGGCCTGTCCCTGCAAATAGAGCCCACCGGGCGCAAGATCTGGAAGCTCCGGTATTATATTGATGGCAAGCAGAAAATGGCTTCGCTCGGAACCTTCCCCGTGGTTTCCCTGAAGGAAGCCCGCATAGCAGCGGCCAAGGCAAGGGTGGATCTTGCTGATGGGTTGGCACCCGGAGGCAAAGGGAAACGGAAAGGGGCTGATCAAGCTTTTCAGGCGCTGGCCCTGGACTGGCACGAAAAAATCCATGCCATGCAGGTGGTACCCTCCCACGCAGACAGAAACCTCTCCCGGATAAAAAATCTCATACTGCCCCATTTGGGCGAACACCACCCCGACGACATCACCCCACCCATGGTTTTGGACATGCTCCTGAAAATTTGTGATTCCGGGCGCATAGAGACGGCCCACCGGGTTAAATCCATCATATCCCTGATTTTCAGATACGGAATTTCTACGGGCAGAGCGCAGAGAGACCCCACGCAGGATCTGGCCGGTCTGATACCTTCATACAAAACGGAGCATTTCCCGGCCATTCTGGATAAAGCCGAGCTGGGAGGGCTGCTGCGGGCGCTGGATCAATATGGTGGGAGTGTCATTGTCCGCTCTGCCGCCAGATTTTTACCGCTGGTGTTTTGCCGTCCAGGGGAAATGCTGTCCATGCGTTGGCAGGATATCAACCCGGAGGAAGCCCTGTGGTACAGGACCACAACGAAAACACAGACGGAAATGATATCCCCCTTGTCCAGACAGGCCATGCAGATTCTTGCGGAGGTTCACTCTTTGACTGCGGACGGGGAGTTTGTTTTTCCGGCGCTCAGGGGAAAGGGTCGGATGCTGTCCAACACATCGATTAAGGCCGTCTTGGACTCCCTCGGCTATGCCGGGAAAATGACGGCTCACGGGTGGCGAGCCGTAGCCCGGACCCATTTGGTTGAAACGCTGAATTTTCCTGAGAGTGTTGTGGAAATGCAGTTAGGACACAGGGTCAAGGATGCCCTTGGGAGAGCATACAACCGGACAACCTTTTTAGAACAGCGGACGGGAATGGTGCAGCAATGGGCGGACTGGCTGGATGAACTGAGGGCTATGCCTGCCCCCAGCTCACCTGCCTCTGCCCCCGGTGAACAAAACGCCTGGAATCAGTGGAGGGCGTGA
- a CDS encoding alpha/beta hydrolase, translating into METKLCLIHGMWGSPALWHNYRFFFESNGYKVCCPALPHHIPPGETNKVAREGMASYLSSLEKQLIHDAADTILIGHSMGGLLAQILASRHPFKAIILITPAPPAEVSGLDFSSFFTFLPILFLGNFWQKALIPNRESFHRICGGRLSAETESDLFSSLVPESGKAFSEMAFPFLHSSKICSVPPHAIRCPIRIYSGGRDVVTPPSVVRRISRYYNTEQIHYPPLSHGMIWEPEWEDVARHILEWIRNLAAHSQRTS; encoded by the coding sequence ATGGAAACAAAACTCTGCCTGATTCATGGCATGTGGGGCTCACCTGCCCTCTGGCATAACTACAGGTTCTTCTTCGAATCCAATGGATACAAGGTCTGCTGCCCTGCCCTGCCCCACCACATTCCACCTGGTGAGACGAATAAAGTAGCCCGCGAGGGCATGGCAAGCTATCTTAGCTCCCTTGAAAAACAGCTGATCCATGACGCAGCGGATACCATCCTCATCGGACACTCCATGGGAGGCCTACTCGCCCAGATCCTTGCTTCACGGCATCCATTCAAAGCCATCATCCTCATAACACCGGCCCCGCCCGCAGAAGTATCCGGATTGGACTTTTCAAGCTTTTTCACTTTTCTGCCCATCCTTTTTCTTGGAAATTTCTGGCAGAAGGCTCTGATTCCAAACAGGGAAAGCTTTCACCGCATTTGCGGAGGAAGACTCTCGGCGGAAACGGAATCCGACCTGTTTTCCAGTCTCGTTCCAGAATCCGGAAAGGCCTTCTCTGAAATGGCATTCCCCTTTCTTCACTCCTCAAAAATCTGTTCCGTACCCCCGCATGCAATCCGCTGTCCCATACGCATCTACAGTGGAGGCAGAGATGTTGTCACACCACCCTCCGTTGTCCGGAGAATCAGCCGCTATTATAATACGGAACAGATTCACTACCCTCCGCTTTCCCATGGTATGATCTGGGAGCCTGAGTGGGAGGATGTTGCCCGGCATATACTGGAATGGATCAGGAACCTTGCGGCACATTCTCAAAGAACCTCATAA
- a CDS encoding M23 family metallopeptidase has protein sequence MKYIILCCMIILGGFVFFQYGLNSDTAFSSTSQSPDELPSPLMVCGDTETDDPEFSQSLMPPPHEPIENIHAGTIRPGDTASRILSPWLSSAQIHGIALATKEVFDLRKIRAGRDYRVITTDNSFARLEYSIDNSHFLAVDLDEEGFHASVHSMAYDIYPATVHGVIETTLSDAMKSSEDITLAIRLNNLFGWEIDFSRDLRKGDTFSVLVERRYHNDEFQGYGNIIAAKIINRGRVHDAYRFEYEDGHADFFNSQGQNIKRFFLKSPVPFGRITSGFTLSRYHPILKEYRPHYGVDYAAPTGTPIYAAGSGTVIQATQNAGSGRFVRIRHGNGYETAYLHMSRFARGMRAGKKVDQGEVIGYIGQSGLATGPHVCFRMTHNGTPVDPTKVDSPRAKELPEDRKQDFAALVANLQPQLTIHYAQADAGDPGPQAENKSPM, from the coding sequence ATGAAATATATCATACTATGCTGCATGATAATACTGGGAGGTTTTGTTTTTTTCCAGTATGGACTGAATTCAGATACGGCATTTTCTTCAACATCCCAAAGCCCAGACGAGCTACCTTCTCCGCTCATGGTATGCGGTGATACAGAAACCGATGACCCCGAGTTCAGCCAATCTCTTATGCCCCCCCCCCACGAGCCGATTGAAAACATCCATGCGGGTACCATCCGCCCCGGAGACACTGCCAGTCGTATACTCAGCCCATGGCTTTCTTCTGCTCAAATCCATGGGATAGCCCTGGCTACTAAAGAGGTTTTCGATTTAAGGAAAATCCGCGCCGGAAGGGACTACAGGGTTATTACCACTGATAACAGCTTTGCCCGTCTTGAGTACAGCATCGATAACTCACACTTTCTTGCCGTTGATCTTGATGAGGAAGGTTTCCATGCCTCCGTGCACTCCATGGCCTATGACATATATCCAGCCACAGTCCATGGAGTCATTGAAACCACACTTTCCGATGCCATGAAATCCTCTGAGGATATCACTCTGGCTATTCGCCTGAACAACCTCTTTGGTTGGGAAATTGATTTTTCCAGAGACCTGCGAAAAGGAGACACCTTTTCCGTTCTTGTGGAACGGCGCTACCATAACGATGAGTTTCAGGGCTACGGGAATATTATCGCTGCGAAAATAATCAACAGAGGCCGGGTTCACGATGCCTATCGCTTTGAATACGAAGACGGCCATGCTGACTTTTTCAACTCTCAGGGACAAAACATCAAACGTTTTTTCCTGAAAAGCCCCGTTCCTTTCGGTCGCATAACTTCCGGCTTCACCCTCAGCCGCTACCATCCCATACTTAAAGAATACAGGCCACACTACGGCGTGGACTATGCTGCTCCTACAGGTACCCCCATCTATGCGGCTGGAAGCGGCACCGTCATTCAGGCTACTCAGAACGCCGGGTCCGGCCGATTTGTCCGTATCCGCCATGGGAATGGCTACGAAACAGCCTATCTCCACATGTCCCGCTTTGCACGGGGTATGCGCGCTGGTAAAAAAGTGGACCAGGGCGAAGTCATCGGCTACATTGGCCAGTCCGGCCTGGCCACTGGTCCCCACGTGTGTTTCCGCATGACCCACAATGGTACCCCTGTGGATCCAACAAAAGTCGACTCCCCCAGAGCAAAAGAACTTCCAGAAGACAGAAAACAGGATTTTGCTGCTCTTGTAGCCAACCTCCAGCCCCAGCTTACGATTCATTATGCCCAGGCAGATGCCGGAGATCCGGGACCTCAGGCTGAAAACAAATCTCCCATGTAA
- a CDS encoding FadR/GntR family transcriptional regulator: MFEKAKQNRMFQDVVDQIQEAILEGRMMMGDKLPPERELKEVFQVSRGTLREALRVLEQKGLIEIRLGVGGGAFVREVAMEPVTEGLALLLRRNRVSAGELSEFRKDLESGIAALAARRAGFDDVLLLKDFLKEMAKALKEPFDWEAVIAADNRFHLALGEIAGNLVYRTIQATIHENIYPYFDRYVPKDQATLQGNYEDLCAVVDAIVRGDEKDAVVCMQAHLARYDQYIDGAELPLHL; this comes from the coding sequence ATGTTTGAAAAAGCAAAACAAAACAGGATGTTTCAGGATGTTGTAGATCAGATTCAGGAGGCCATTCTGGAAGGCAGGATGATGATGGGAGATAAACTGCCTCCTGAGCGGGAACTGAAAGAAGTTTTTCAGGTAAGTCGGGGGACTTTGCGGGAAGCCCTTCGTGTTCTGGAGCAAAAAGGTTTGATAGAGATCCGGCTTGGGGTTGGCGGAGGGGCTTTCGTCCGAGAAGTGGCTATGGAGCCCGTGACGGAAGGGCTTGCTCTCCTTCTGCGCAGAAACCGGGTATCTGCAGGAGAGCTTTCCGAATTCAGGAAAGATCTGGAATCCGGCATTGCTGCCCTTGCTGCCCGCAGGGCAGGGTTTGATGATGTGCTGCTTTTAAAAGATTTTCTGAAAGAGATGGCAAAGGCACTGAAAGAACCCTTTGACTGGGAAGCTGTTATTGCAGCGGATAATCGTTTTCATCTGGCCTTGGGAGAGATTGCGGGAAATCTGGTATACAGAACCATTCAGGCAACCATCCATGAGAATATATATCCCTATTTTGATCGCTATGTTCCCAAAGATCAGGCAACCCTGCAAGGAAACTATGAAGATCTCTGTGCTGTTGTTGATGCCATTGTCAGGGGCGATGAAAAAGATGCAGTGGTGTGCATGCAGGCTCATTTGGCACGCTACGATCAATATATAGATGGTGCTGAGCTGCCTCTGCATCTGTAG
- a CDS encoding bifunctional proline dehydrogenase/L-glutamate gamma-semialdehyde dehydrogenase translates to MSHIMQDPLVMKAAARAAQWQSRANSLLTSEEKRIQSQMAKLLNRPEDKIILTKLIDRSFRSSDFSRVAEQVAHVLDDDGFPRFFSLPEKALALLFTIAGRHVPGFSVPKLVEAIRRQSSRAIVPGEPDDLRAHLHARKAEGVRMNINHLGEAVLGEGECRIRLKTYLDDLNDPDVEYISVKISTIYSQISSFAFEETVSVLVERLSLLYRTAAASTFCHPDGRVSPKFVNLDMEEYRDLAITAEAFQRTLDQPEFFSHRAGLVLQAYLPDAWPMQQHLTEWAKKRVAAGGAPIKIRLVKGANMEMEQVDAALHNWPLAPYDNKLYVDANYRRMVDYGMNPGNMGAVHLGIASHNLFELAYAWERAVANGVRDCVGFEMLEGMADHVRRAIQETTGAVLYYAPVASKDQFINAIAYLIRRLDENTGPENFLRYACQLSVHSAQWKYLADQYYASCNMKDRVPAVFHRNQNRSLEEEQGPQGTFHEKRFVNEADTDFSLTANRSWAQSVREKWEVREGQEPLKIPLVIAGEEVFLGRQTKVQLDPSTATGESRRESAIFAMGTGEDVEKAVATAVADPDGWRSLSFEERHRILSGVAVELRRLRGDLIGAAAANTGKLFSEADPEISEAIDFVEFYPYSVQNFTELSGIGARGRGVGVVVSPWNFPVAIPCGGVAASLAAGNTVIFKPASDAVLAAWVLCQAFWKAGVSRNTLQFLPGSGSSVGSKLVNHAGVDFVILTGGTETGIRILKDRPDLLFCAETGGKNGTIVSSMSDRDAAIANVIHSAFSNTGQKCSATSLLVLEKDVYDDEKFRQQLVDAASSWHVGTPWDFRSKIGPLVQPPSGDLLRAMTTLEPGEEWALKPEQVGDNPYLWTPGIKYGSREGGYSHMTEFFGPLLCVMRAENMDHAISIVNATGYGLTSALESLDPREQEKWKSSIRAGNLYINRGSTGAIVLRQPFGGMGKSALGSGIKAGGPNYVSQFMTLEEKGWPRTGSLDADHSLLRLSQDLELKAKWGGMEECKEDILQFSRAVPSYLYWWQEEFSREKDYFRLRGQDNLVRYLPVGKTVIRIHARDSLFDILARVAACRVVGAPFELSAEPGCQNAALKYLETHWGKQLLEGVRPCMESDRSLAARIPFLDRIRYAAEDRVPRMLLERAAETGFYVARTPVLMEGRIELLQYLREQSICHTYHRYGNLGERGLL, encoded by the coding sequence ATGTCACACATCATGCAGGACCCCCTTGTTATGAAGGCCGCAGCCCGTGCCGCTCAGTGGCAGAGTCGGGCCAATAGCCTCCTTACTTCTGAAGAAAAACGAATTCAGTCTCAGATGGCAAAATTACTAAACCGGCCTGAAGATAAGATTATTTTGACCAAGCTTATCGACCGGAGTTTCCGGTCTTCGGATTTTTCCAGGGTTGCGGAGCAGGTGGCCCATGTGCTGGATGACGATGGTTTCCCACGTTTTTTTTCACTGCCGGAGAAGGCTCTGGCCCTGCTGTTTACCATTGCAGGCCGGCATGTGCCGGGGTTTTCCGTTCCAAAACTTGTGGAGGCCATACGGAGGCAGAGCAGCCGTGCCATTGTGCCGGGAGAACCCGATGATCTGCGCGCCCATCTTCATGCCAGAAAGGCTGAAGGGGTGCGCATGAATATCAATCATCTGGGGGAGGCTGTTCTGGGTGAAGGAGAGTGCCGTATCCGCTTGAAAACCTATCTGGATGACTTGAATGATCCGGATGTAGAATATATATCGGTTAAGATCTCAACTATTTATTCTCAGATTAGCTCCTTTGCATTTGAAGAAACCGTGTCGGTTCTGGTTGAAAGACTGTCTTTGCTGTACCGAACGGCGGCAGCCAGTACCTTTTGTCATCCCGATGGTCGTGTCAGCCCTAAGTTTGTTAATTTGGATATGGAGGAATATAGGGATCTTGCCATTACTGCGGAAGCCTTTCAGCGAACTCTGGATCAGCCGGAGTTTTTTAGCCACAGGGCAGGTCTTGTTCTGCAGGCGTACCTTCCGGATGCCTGGCCCATGCAGCAGCATCTGACGGAGTGGGCCAAAAAAAGGGTGGCTGCAGGCGGCGCTCCTATCAAAATACGGCTGGTCAAGGGTGCTAATATGGAAATGGAGCAGGTGGATGCGGCTCTGCATAACTGGCCGCTGGCCCCCTATGACAACAAGCTGTATGTGGATGCTAACTATCGTCGTATGGTGGACTATGGGATGAATCCGGGCAACATGGGTGCCGTTCATCTTGGTATCGCTTCGCACAATCTTTTTGAGCTGGCCTATGCATGGGAAAGGGCCGTGGCCAATGGAGTCAGGGACTGTGTAGGTTTTGAAATGCTGGAAGGTATGGCGGATCATGTTCGCAGAGCTATTCAGGAAACCACCGGTGCTGTTCTGTACTATGCCCCTGTGGCTTCAAAGGATCAGTTCATCAACGCCATTGCCTATCTGATACGCAGGCTGGATGAGAATACCGGGCCGGAAAATTTTCTTCGTTATGCATGCCAGCTTTCCGTCCATTCTGCCCAGTGGAAATATCTGGCAGATCAGTATTATGCATCCTGTAACATGAAAGACAGGGTTCCTGCCGTCTTTCACAGAAATCAGAACCGGAGTCTGGAAGAGGAGCAGGGGCCTCAGGGTACCTTTCATGAGAAACGGTTTGTGAATGAAGCGGATACGGATTTTAGCCTGACTGCCAACCGAAGCTGGGCGCAATCTGTGAGGGAAAAATGGGAGGTTCGGGAAGGGCAAGAGCCTCTGAAGATCCCGCTTGTCATTGCGGGGGAGGAAGTTTTCCTCGGCAGACAGACAAAGGTCCAGCTGGATCCTTCTACAGCCACAGGAGAGAGCAGGAGAGAGTCGGCTATTTTTGCCATGGGAACGGGAGAGGATGTGGAAAAGGCTGTGGCTACAGCCGTGGCAGATCCCGACGGTTGGCGCTCTCTCTCCTTTGAGGAGAGGCACAGGATTTTGTCTGGAGTTGCCGTAGAGCTTCGCCGACTGCGTGGTGATCTCATTGGTGCTGCTGCAGCCAATACCGGTAAGCTCTTTTCTGAAGCTGATCCAGAAATCAGTGAAGCTATTGATTTTGTTGAATTTTATCCTTACTCTGTACAAAATTTTACAGAGCTTTCCGGTATCGGTGCCCGTGGACGGGGGGTGGGGGTTGTGGTTTCCCCATGGAATTTTCCCGTTGCCATTCCCTGTGGCGGAGTGGCGGCTTCTCTGGCTGCCGGTAATACCGTTATTTTTAAGCCAGCCAGCGATGCTGTGCTGGCTGCCTGGGTATTATGTCAGGCATTCTGGAAGGCAGGTGTTTCCAGAAATACTCTTCAGTTTCTTCCCGGTTCGGGGTCTTCCGTAGGGTCAAAGCTTGTGAATCATGCAGGCGTTGATTTTGTTATCCTCACCGGAGGAACGGAAACCGGTATCAGAATTCTGAAAGACAGGCCGGATCTTCTCTTTTGTGCAGAAACAGGAGGGAAAAATGGTACCATCGTTTCTTCCATGAGCGACAGGGATGCGGCCATTGCCAATGTGATTCATTCGGCCTTCAGTAATACGGGCCAGAAGTGTTCTGCTACGTCTTTGCTGGTTCTGGAAAAGGATGTCTATGATGATGAGAAGTTTCGGCAGCAGCTGGTGGATGCGGCTTCCAGCTGGCATGTGGGCACACCATGGGATTTCAGATCTAAAATAGGGCCACTGGTCCAGCCGCCTTCCGGAGATCTTCTCCGGGCTATGACCACATTAGAGCCGGGAGAGGAGTGGGCGCTGAAGCCTGAACAGGTGGGTGATAATCCCTATTTGTGGACGCCGGGCATTAAATACGGTAGCCGCGAGGGGGGCTATTCCCACATGACAGAATTTTTTGGGCCTCTGCTTTGTGTTATGCGGGCGGAAAATATGGATCACGCAATTTCTATTGTTAATGCAACTGGCTACGGGCTTACCTCGGCTTTGGAAAGTCTGGATCCCCGGGAGCAGGAAAAATGGAAAAGCAGCATCAGGGCAGGTAATCTCTATATCAATCGTGGCAGCACAGGCGCTATTGTGCTGCGTCAGCCTTTCGGTGGTATGGGTAAGTCCGCCCTCGGGAGTGGTATCAAGGCCGGTGGCCCCAATTATGTAAGCCAGTTCATGACCTTGGAAGAAAAGGGCTGGCCCCGGACAGGATCTTTAGACGCGGATCACAGTCTGCTGCGATTATCTCAGGATCTGGAACTGAAGGCAAAATGGGGCGGTATGGAGGAATGCAAGGAAGATATACTACAATTTTCCCGTGCGGTGCCAAGTTACCTGTACTGGTGGCAGGAGGAATTTTCCAGAGAAAAAGATTATTTCCGTCTTCGCGGGCAGGATAACCTTGTTCGTTATCTTCCTGTGGGTAAAACCGTAATCCGTATTCATGCCCGGGACAGTCTCTTTGATATTTTGGCCAGGGTTGCGGCCTGCCGTGTGGTGGGCGCACCCTTTGAGCTTAGCGCGGAGCCGGGCTGCCAAAATGCGGCATTGAAATATCTGGAAACCCACTGGGGAAAACAGCTTCTTGAAGGCGTCCGCCCCTGTATGGAAAGTGACAGATCCCTTGCTGCCCGCATACCTTTTCTGGACCGTATCCGTTATGCGGCGGAAGACAGAGTACCGCGCATGCTGCTGGAAAGGGCTGCCGAAACGGGTTTTTATGTGGCGAGAACCCCGGTTCTTATGGAAGGCCGCATTGAGCTTCTGCAATATCTTCGGGAACAGAGCATCTGCCATACCTACCACCGTTACGGCAACCTTGGCGAACGGGGATTGCTGTAG
- a CDS encoding acetyl-CoA hydrolase/transferase family protein — protein MTMQELYQSKRRSPEECVAHVQSGDKIAAGPTASFPLELINTLSARKDIQDVQLYSAMLVHLPDFLGPDQPGRIYYHCPFMGPVERMCMPSGIITPVSVHFSRLSDFFESHHFDTIFLEVSPPDAKGFMGIGPCAPMVGTATAKTAKNIVVQVNPKVPMVSGPEVLVHLNDVDMLCEVDRDLFELPDMPADAEEKAIAGHIAPLIPDGATLQLGIGRLANAVGDRLYDKKDLGIHTEVLTPSMVNLYEQGVITGVHKELHPGKIICSFCVGRKKDYDFMARSGVVEMHPTRYVNNAWRIGQHSNFISVNNALAVDLTGQVASESLGFEQYSGTGGQLDFVRGAQLSKGGKSFLALKSTAKKNTLSRIQLSLAPGTAITTPRSDVQYIVTEFGIADLSLKSISERAKALITIAHPDFREELVRTAVEAGLIRPGDLRNLTAAA, from the coding sequence ATGACCATGCAGGAGCTGTATCAATCCAAACGAAGAAGCCCGGAAGAGTGTGTTGCCCACGTACAGTCCGGTGACAAAATAGCCGCAGGCCCCACAGCAAGCTTCCCACTGGAGCTCATCAATACCCTTTCCGCAAGAAAGGACATCCAGGATGTGCAGCTGTATTCCGCCATGCTGGTCCATCTTCCGGACTTTCTCGGACCGGATCAGCCGGGCCGTATCTACTATCACTGCCCCTTCATGGGTCCGGTAGAACGCATGTGCATGCCCTCCGGCATCATCACACCCGTCAGTGTCCATTTCAGCCGATTATCCGATTTTTTTGAAAGCCATCACTTTGACACCATTTTCCTTGAGGTGTCTCCCCCGGATGCAAAGGGCTTCATGGGTATAGGTCCCTGTGCTCCCATGGTAGGAACGGCCACCGCTAAGACGGCAAAGAACATTGTGGTACAGGTCAACCCGAAGGTTCCCATGGTAAGCGGGCCGGAAGTGCTTGTGCATCTGAATGATGTGGACATGCTCTGCGAAGTGGACAGGGATCTTTTTGAACTGCCTGACATGCCTGCGGATGCAGAGGAAAAAGCCATTGCAGGCCACATTGCGCCTTTGATTCCGGACGGTGCCACACTGCAACTGGGTATCGGCAGACTGGCCAATGCGGTGGGAGACAGGCTCTACGACAAAAAGGATCTTGGCATTCACACAGAAGTGCTGACCCCCTCCATGGTGAATCTCTATGAACAAGGTGTCATCACCGGTGTACACAAAGAGCTGCATCCGGGTAAAATTATCTGTTCTTTCTGTGTAGGCAGGAAAAAAGACTATGACTTTATGGCCAGAAGCGGCGTGGTGGAAATGCATCCCACCCGCTATGTGAACAATGCATGGCGCATCGGGCAGCACAGCAACTTCATTTCCGTGAACAATGCCCTGGCCGTGGATCTCACCGGGCAGGTGGCCTCGGAGTCCCTTGGTTTTGAGCAGTACAGCGGCACAGGCGGCCAGCTGGATTTTGTAAGGGGTGCCCAGCTCTCAAAGGGCGGTAAATCCTTCCTCGCCCTCAAATCAACAGCTAAAAAAAACACCCTTTCCCGGATTCAGCTGTCCCTTGCTCCCGGAACAGCCATCACCACCCCCCGCAGTGACGTGCAGTACATTGTCACGGAGTTCGGCATTGCCGATCTTTCCCTGAAAAGCATATCCGAAAGGGCCAAAGCCCTCATCACCATTGCCCACCCGGATTTCCGGGAAGAGCTGGTCCGCACCGCCGTGGAAGCCGGATTGATCCGCCCCGGGGACCTACGCAATCTTACGGCAGCAGCCTGA